The genomic window TTGCGGACGCGTCCCTGGTGTTTTTTGCGAAAGTCCGCGCGGACTTTGCGGTTATCCTTGGAACGCTTCTTGCCAGCCATTATTCGTCGCTATCGCCACGCTGAACGGCCGGTCCTGGACTGTGCTCCGAGGCGCTTTCGGGAGCCATGACGGTTTCCGGTTTGACCTTTCCGTTGGCTTCGCGCTGACGCACTTGGATCGACGTGCCCAAAATCTCCGTCAATTCCGCTTCGCTGAGCTCTTCGCGTTCGAGCAGTTGTCGCGTGATGGCGTCCAATTCTTCGCGGCGTTCGGTCAACAGTTTCTGAGCGGCTTCGTCAGCGACGCGGAGGATGTTATGAACTTCCTCGTCGATCATCTCCTGAGTGTGTTCGCTGAAATGCCGAGTTTGGTGCATTTCGCGTCCCAGGAACGGATCTTCTTCGGACGTTTTATAACTGACCGGTCCCAGCTTATCGCTCATCCCCCAGTTGGTGACCATGCGACGAGCGATATTGGTGGCGCGTTCGAGGTCGTTTTCGGCCCCCACGGTCATCTCGCCGTAGACGATCAATTCCGCGGCTCGACCGCCGAGCAACACGATCAGTTGATGCTCGAGTTCATGCTTGGAGATACTCAAGCGATCTTCCGACGGCACGTATTGGGTCACGCCCAGAGCGCGGCCGCGCGGGATGATCGTAACTTTGTGAACCACATTGGCACCGTCCAGATGCCAAGCCGTCAAGGTATGGCCGGCTTCGTGATAGGCGGTCTTTTCCTTTTCGGATTCCTGCAGCACTTCCTCGCGTTTGGCCCCCATCAGGATTTTGTCGCGAGCGTATTCGAAGTCGCTCATGTCGACCGACTTCTTATTGCAGCGAGCGGCCCAGAGGGCGGCTTCGTTAACCATGTTGCGAATATCGGCACCGGTCAGTCCCACCGTGCCGGCGGCCAGCCGATGCAGATCGACGTCTTCGGCCAGCGGGACATCGCGGACGTGGACTTTGAAAATCGCTTCGCGGCCCTTCAGCGTGGGGCGGCCGACGGTCACGTGGCGATCAAAGCGGCCGGGACGAAGCAGGGCGGGGTCGAGCACATCGGGGCGGTTGGTAGCCGCGACCACGATCACCGCTTGGCTGGGACTAAACCCGTCCATTTCGCTGAGGATTTGGTTCAGCGTTTGTTCGCGTTCGTCATGCCCGCCGCCCAAGCCGGCACCACGCTGGCGTCCGACCGCGTCGATTTCATCGATGAAGATGATCGCGGGACTGGATTCCTTGGCCGTGCGGAACAAGTCGCGGACGCGGCTGGCTCCGACACCGACGAACATCTGGATGAACTCCGAGCCGTTGACCGAGAAAAACGGCACTTCGGCTTCGCCGGCGACGGCTCGGGCAAGCAACGTCTTACCGGTGCCGGGAGGCCCATTTAACAGCACACCCTTGGGGACCCGGCCGCCCAGTTTTTGGAATTTTTCAGGGCTTTTCAGGAAATCCACGATTTCCTGCAGGTCGGCTTTGACGCCTTCCAGTCCGGCCACATCCTTAAAAGTGATCGCCTGTTCGGATTTTTCAAATCGCTTGGCGGGGCTTTTGCTGAATCCCGACAGGAACCCACCGCCCATCATGTCGCCACGACTGCGGCGCAGCGTATAGATGAAGAAGCCGATGATCACCAATGGCAGGGCCAAGATCATCAGGAAGGACAGGATGTCGTAGGTATTATCTTTGGGAATGCCTTCGA from Roseimaritima ulvae includes these protein-coding regions:
- the ftsH gene encoding ATP-dependent zinc metalloprotease FtsH: MENTPEKKRDGDEGGGGGRRGNNAVLLLIVFASVLAIMYFNRGTERSQISYSFFESELARGNIESVRIGTTYVTGRFKTPPPPEPLPGQAEDEPSSDDDKPEPLLKDFRYERLPDDGSIKELKDELLRRGVHVEGIPKDNTYDILSFLMILALPLVIIGFFIYTLRRSRGDMMGGGFLSGFSKSPAKRFEKSEQAITFKDVAGLEGVKADLQEIVDFLKSPEKFQKLGGRVPKGVLLNGPPGTGKTLLARAVAGEAEVPFFSVNGSEFIQMFVGVGASRVRDLFRTAKESSPAIIFIDEIDAVGRQRGAGLGGGHDEREQTLNQILSEMDGFSPSQAVIVVAATNRPDVLDPALLRPGRFDRHVTVGRPTLKGREAIFKVHVRDVPLAEDVDLHRLAAGTVGLTGADIRNMVNEAALWAARCNKKSVDMSDFEYARDKILMGAKREEVLQESEKEKTAYHEAGHTLTAWHLDGANVVHKVTIIPRGRALGVTQYVPSEDRLSISKHELEHQLIVLLGGRAAELIVYGEMTVGAENDLERATNIARRMVTNWGMSDKLGPVSYKTSEEDPFLGREMHQTRHFSEHTQEMIDEEVHNILRVADEAAQKLLTERREELDAITRQLLEREELSEAELTEILGTSIQVRQREANGKVKPETVMAPESASEHSPGPAVQRGDSDE